In Centropristis striata isolate RG_2023a ecotype Rhode Island chromosome 5, C.striata_1.0, whole genome shotgun sequence, a single genomic region encodes these proteins:
- the ssr4 gene encoding translocon-associated protein subunit delta isoform X1: MIRIAAFLALLAVACSAESCTEPVITPSAYTTNDAVISSESVFIVELSLACANGAQSVTLYADVNGRQFPVTRGQDVGKYQVSWSLPHKQASSGTYQVKFFDEESYSALRKAQRNNEDVNAIQPLFSVNIDHRGAWNGPWVSTEVVAALIGILVYYMAFSAKSTIQA, translated from the exons ATGATCCGGATAGCCGCCTTCCTCGCCCTGCTGGCGGTCGCCTGCTCCG CAGAGAGCTGCACGGAGCCGGTGATCACCCCGTCGGCCTACACCACCAATGACGCCGTCATCTCCTCCGAGTCTGTGTTCATCGTGGAGCTGAGTCTGGCCTGCGCCAACGGAGCTCAG agTGTGACTCTGTATGCTGATGTCAATGGAAGACAGTTCCCTGTGACCAGAGGCCAGGATGTTGGCAAGTACCAG GTGTCCTGGAGTCTTCCTCACAAACAGGCCAGCTCTGGAACATATCAGGTCAAATTCTTCGATGAGGAGTCCTACAGCGCCCTGCGCAAG GCCCAGAGAAACAACGAAGATGTGAATGCCATTCAGCCTCTGTTCTCCGTCAACATTGATCACAGG GGTGCATGGAACGGCCCCTGGGTGTCTACTGAGGTGGTGGCGGCCCTCATCGGTATCCTGGTCTACTACATGGCCTTCAGCGCTAAGAGCACCATCCAAGCATAA
- the ssr4 gene encoding translocon-associated protein subunit delta isoform X2, protein MIRIAAFLALLAVACSESCTEPVITPSAYTTNDAVISSESVFIVELSLACANGAQSVTLYADVNGRQFPVTRGQDVGKYQVSWSLPHKQASSGTYQVKFFDEESYSALRKAQRNNEDVNAIQPLFSVNIDHRGAWNGPWVSTEVVAALIGILVYYMAFSAKSTIQA, encoded by the exons ATGATCCGGATAGCCGCCTTCCTCGCCCTGCTGGCGGTCGCCTGCTCCG AGAGCTGCACGGAGCCGGTGATCACCCCGTCGGCCTACACCACCAATGACGCCGTCATCTCCTCCGAGTCTGTGTTCATCGTGGAGCTGAGTCTGGCCTGCGCCAACGGAGCTCAG agTGTGACTCTGTATGCTGATGTCAATGGAAGACAGTTCCCTGTGACCAGAGGCCAGGATGTTGGCAAGTACCAG GTGTCCTGGAGTCTTCCTCACAAACAGGCCAGCTCTGGAACATATCAGGTCAAATTCTTCGATGAGGAGTCCTACAGCGCCCTGCGCAAG GCCCAGAGAAACAACGAAGATGTGAATGCCATTCAGCCTCTGTTCTCCGTCAACATTGATCACAGG GGTGCATGGAACGGCCCCTGGGTGTCTACTGAGGTGGTGGCGGCCCTCATCGGTATCCTGGTCTACTACATGGCCTTCAGCGCTAAGAGCACCATCCAAGCATAA